One Nocardia huaxiensis genomic window, CTCAGCGTGGGCGGTATCGCGGCCTTCGTGGGCGTGTACGCGCTGTTCCGTGGCCTGGAGGCGGACCTGCAAGCGCTCGAACGCGTGGTGTCCCCCGGAAAATCGGTGCGGGACACCGGGAAAAGTCCCGGGTAGCCGGTGGAGAGCGAACATCCGGCGCGGGCCGTGGCGCGATTCAGCGCCGACTGGGAATCCACCCTGCGCAGCGCCGCGTCCGAACCACCCCGGCTCGTGCACTATCTGCCGGACGGACCGGGCCTGCGGCTGGCCGTCCTCGTCGAGCTGCTGCGCATCGATCTCCGGCAACGGCGGTTGCGTCCCGGGCTGGAGAAGCGAATTGCCGACTACCGCACCGAGTTTCCGGAACTCGCGCACAGTCCGGACTACCCGGATCTGGTGTGCGAGGAATACCTGGTGCGCAGTCGCTACCGCCGGATCGACCCGGATACCTTCAGCGCCGAGTACCCGGAGGTCGCAGGCGAGCTCCAGCGACGCTTCGCCGACGCCGGCACGACGGTTCCGGAGTCACCCGCACTGCCCCGCGGCATCGAAACCGGCCGTCGCCTGGACGATTTCGACCTGCTCACCGATCTCGGCGGCACCGAGGGCAGCCGCATGTTCCTGGCCCGCCAGCGTTCCATGCAGCGGCTGGTCGCCGTGCGCGTGGAGGCGGACGCGGGCGGCGACTCCGCGACCGTCGCGCAGCTCGACCATCCGTACATCGTGCGCGTGTTCGACCAGCGGACGATCGAGGCCGGTGACGGTGCACCGTTGCGGCTCTTGTCCATGCAGTTCGTTCCCGGCGGCACCCTGCAGGAGGTGCTGCACCGGGTGCGCGCGACGCCCGCCGACCGGCGCAGCGGCCGGCTGCTGCTGGACGCGGTGGACGCGGCCATGGAGGAGAAGGGCGAGATCCGGCCCACCGACTCCAGCGTGCGGGCCGAGATCGCCGGGCTGAGCTGGCCGGAAACCGTTGCGTGGCTGGGCCGTCGGCTCGCCGAGGCGCTCGAATACGCCGACGGGCACGGGATGGTGCACCAGGATGTGAAACCGGCCAATGTGCTGCTCACCGCCGAGGCGATGCCGAAACTGGCCGACTTCGGCATCGGGCTGCGCCGTTACCGGCAGTGGGCCGGTCCGGAAGCGGAGAGCTCGCGCGCGTACGCCTCGCCGGAACAGCTCGAACTGTGGGATCCGGACAGCACCCGTGCCGTCGCCGATCTGGATGCCCGCTCCGACATCTACTCGCTGGGTGTGGTGCTGTGGGAATTGCTCACCGGCGCACTGCCTTTCGACGAGTCCGCCGATGGCGGCGGGGAGCGCCCGGACCTCGACGCCATGCTCGCGCGCCGCCGCGCGGGAGTCGGGGCGCGCGCCCGCGACCGGGTGCCGCCCGACTGCCCCGCCTCACTGTTGCGTGTGCTGCTGACCTGCCTGGAATTCGATCGAAATCGCCGCTGGGACAGCGCTGCCCGGCTCACCGAGCAATTCGAGCTGTGCATGGACGAGCACGCGCGCGCCCTGGTGGATCCGCCGCCCCGCAGTCTGCGGGTGCGGCTGCGGCGCTGGAGTGTGCCATTGGTGGCGGCGGCCGTTCTCATCCCCAATGTGGCGGCATCCGTCTACAACATTCACCACAATCGAATACTCATCGTCAGCAGGCTCCCGGAATCGGCGATGCGCGGGTTCGAAACCATGATCACGGTGGTGAATTCGGTGCTGTTCCCGCTCGGCGCGGCACTGCTGCTGTATTTGTGTCGCTACCCGATTCGCGTATTCCTGGGCCTGTTGAAAGGACGGGAATACGATGCGGCGACGATTCGGCGGGCCCGTGCAGACACCCTGCGGATGGGTGATCGGGTGGTTCAGGTGGTGCTGCCACTGTGGGTGCTGTCCGGAATCAGCGTGCCGATAGTGCTGAATGCCCTCTCCGGTGAGCTGCCCGCGACGAAGTTCGTGCACTTCGTCGTCTCGCAGACGGTGTGTGGCGCGATCGCGGTGGTCTATCCGTTCTTCCTGGTCACGTTCTATCTGCTGCGCTGCCTGTATCCGATGTTCCTGCGGCACGGCGAGATCAGCCACACCGACGCGGTGTGGCTGCGCCGACTGGGGCGGCGCGGCGCCGGGTACCTGGCGGTGGCGGCGTGTATTCCGCTGCTCGCGGTGCTGGGTGTGACCTATCTGCCGCAGCCCGATCTGGCGCAGGTGGTGGTCGAGGTCCGGATCATGGTTATCGGCAGCCTTGTCGCATTTCTGGTGTCGTATGGACTTTTTCGTGCGATCGAGGCCGACGTGCGCGCGCTGGAACGGGTGGTGGCGCCGGAATTCAGTAGGGTTGGTGCGTGACTCGCGGCTGTGTCGAAATCTCCTTGGCGGAATTGGCGGCGCGTATTCGGCGGCATGCGTACGGACAGTCTGGTCGGTTCGTTCTGGGGGTGGCGGGACCGCCGGGAGCCGGGAAATCCACACTCGCCCGGGGAATTCGGGACGAACTGAATATCGCCGCCGGCCGCGCCGTCGCCGAGGTCGCGCCCATGGACGGATTCCACCTCACCAATGCGCAATTGCGGGAAACGGGCGACCTGGCGCGCAAAGGCGAACCCGACACCTTCGACGCCGCCGGATATGTGGAATCGCTGCGGGCCCTGCGCGAAACGCCCCTGGGCGCACCCTTCGACTGGCCCACGTACTCCCGCGAACTGCACGAGCCCGTGCCCGGCGGCGCGGTGTTCGACGGCAAGCGGTTCGTCGTCACCGAAGGCAACTACCTACTGCTCGACGAGGGCAAATGGGCGGACGTACGGCCCCTGCTCGACGAAGCCTGGTACCTGGACGTGCCCCGGGTGATCATCGAGAAACGCTTGCTGCGCAGGCATATTCGCGGCGGCCGCACGGCGGGCGACGCGCGCGCGAAGGTCGAGCACAGCGATATGCTCAATGCCCGGCTGGTGGAACACACCCGGGCGCGAGCGGATCTGATACTGCGCAAATACGGCCGCGGCTACCGGATCGATTGAGGCACACAGTAATCGGTCCCCCACGTCAGTAGTTGCGGTAGCGCGGGTCCGGCTGCTCCGCACCGGTCGGGGCGGGCCAGTGCCGCATCCACTCCCGCGTGCCGCGATACCGGCACGACTCCGTCGCCACCTCCGAGGCCCGCCACAGCGCGGTGGGGAAGTGCTCGAACTTGTGGAAGTGGCAGTACGCGCCGTGCAGGATGTCGCCCGCGCCGAGCGTGTCCACGACACCGTCGGAATTCACCGGAATCTCGCCGCGCACATCGTTGTACATGTATCGGATGGGCTTGCCGCCCCGCGTGACCGCGGCGAACGTGGGGCCCTGCTTGCGGATGTAGTCGAAGACGCCGTCGATGTCGCCGGGACGCACCCCGGGCGGGGTGAAGGACTCCGAGCAGATGACCGTGGTGGCCATCTTCAGCAGTGAGCGGTAGGTATCGCGCCAGCGGCCCGCGTCCACGACGAGGGGTGCGATGCCGCATTCGGCGATCGAGGCGGCCCAGTTCGAGAGCCGGGGATGATGACCGTCGGCGAGCATGACATCCAGCTCGTCGTCCAAACCCCGAACCTGGAAATCGGGGACGGCATCGAGCTCGGAGCCGTCCATGGACACGATGGTCCGGGTGCCGGTCTGCCCGGCCACCACGATCGAGGACACCGGCGGCCGGTGCACGCTGCCGCGCGCCATATCCCGCACTGTCACACCGTTTTTGCGCAGATCCGCGTGCGCGGTGGTGGCGAGCGGATGCGTTCCCAGCGCGGTGACCAGCGTCGTCTCCAGGCCGGACAGGTACGCGTACGTCACGGCGGCATTCGCGGCGGGGCCGCCCGCGCCCAGGAACATGTCATCGGCCTGCGTTTTGGTGTCCTCGGCCGGATACGCGCCGACGGCATACGCGATATCCACTGTGGACAACCCGACGAAGAGCCCACCGGTCAGCATGGCGACGACCATACCCATGGGCTCCGACAGGACTACCGTGATCGGGGGGAAGGGAAACTCATGGAATTGGTCAAAGGCGCCAACGCGCCGCTCGCCGCCACTGATGTGCTGGTGGAGATCTCGGCCGGAGTGACGGTCGACGTGGCGGCGCTGCTGCTCACCGCCGACGGAAAAGTCCGGTCCGACAACGACTTCGTGTTCTACAACCAGCCGCACGGGCCGGGGGTGACGGCGCAGCCGCCCAATCGGATCCGCGTGGTGCCGGCGCAGGTGCCCGCGGATATCGAAAAGATCGCGGTCACAGCCAGTCTCGACGGTCCCGGGGCGAACTGGGGGCAGGCGGGCACACCGCGCGTCGCCGTCCTGGACGCGGCCACCGGAGCGGTCCTGGCCACCTTCGCCCCCACCGGCTTGAGCACCGAAACCGCCTTGGTCGCCTGCGAGATCTACCGCAGGCAAGGCGCGTGGAAGGTCCGCGCCGTCGGCCAGGGCTACGCCAACGGATTGGCGGGCATCGCCACCGATTTCGGCATCAGCGTCGACGACGCCCCGCCCCCGCAGCCCGCGTCGGCGTACCCGCCCCCGGCGCAACCTGCCCCCACCGCACCGGCCCCGCCGCAGGCCACGTTCGGGCAGCCGACCATCAGCCTCGACAAGGGCCGAGTGTCGTTGCGCAAGAACGAAACCGTGTCGCTGACCAAACAGGGCACGCCGCCGCTCACCCGGGTGCGGATGGCGCTGGGCTGGGATCCGGCCCCGGGCGGCCCCCGCATCGATCTCGACGCCTCGGTGATCGCCTACGACACGGCCGGGAAGAAGCTCGCCAATGTCTACTTCCTGAAGCAGTCGGCCTTCCGCGGGGCGATCTCGCATTCGGGCGACAATCTCACCGGGCGCGGCGAGGGCGACGACGAGATCATCTCGGTCGATCTCGTGGCGCTGCCGCCGGAGGTGTATGCCCTTGTGTTCACGGTGAATTCGTTCTCCGGGCACAAATTCGACCGGGTGGCGCGAGCCTTCTGCCGATTGGTCGACGACACCTCCAATGCCGAGCTGGTGCGCTTCGAACTCTCGCAGGGCGAACCCCGCACCGGCGTCTTCCTGAGCATGCTCACCCGCGCCCCCGCCGGCTGGAACATGACCGCGCTGGGCGACTACGAGAACGGCGCGACCGTGAAGAAGATGGTCGAGCCCGGTAAGCGTTTCGTCCTCGCCACTCGCTTCTGAACAGAACACCCTCGTCATTCCGGCTCTGAACAGAACACCCTCGTCATTCCGGCGTGCTTTTGGCCGGAATCCACGAAACCTGCTGGTGTGCAGCTGGTGTGGATCCCGGCCAAAAGCGTGCCGGGATGACGAGCGGGGTCAGTCGCCGCGCACGCGGGACTCGTACGCCTTGCGCCCGGCGGTGTCCACATCGTCGAGGAACGCGGTCTGCGCACCGAGCGCGCGGCCCAGCGCATCCCCGACCGCCTCCGGCAACAGCCCCACCAGCTGCGAGATGACGCCCGCCACCGTGGTCACGCGCACCTTGGACCGAGGCTCCACGATCAGCTTCGCAATGGCGTCGGCGATCTCCTCCGGCTCGGCCGGTCGCAGCAGCTTCGGCGGCGTGACACCCGATCCCAGTTCGGTTTTGGTGAGCGTCGGCAGCACCGACGAGAAGCGCAGCCCGGTGCCCCGGTACTCCTCGCGCAGCGTGTCGGTGAATCCGAGCACCGCGTGCTTGCTGGCGTTGTAGGTGGCCAGCCCCGGAATGTGCGTCTCACCCGCGAGCGAGGCGATATTGATGACGTGCCCGCGCCCGCGCGGCAGCATCCGCGCGATGGCCAGCTTGGAACCCAGGATCACGCCGTACACATTGATGTCGAGAATGCGGCGGGTGATGGTGTCCGGCTCGTCCACCAGCCGCCCGGTGGGCATAATCCCGGCATTGTTGATGAGCACGTCGACCGGCCCGAGCCGGCGCTCCACCTCGTCGAGGAAGGCTTCGAACGACTGCTGATCGGTGACATCGAGCCTGTCGTACAGCTCGAAACCCCGGGCGGCGCCGGACTCTTTCACCGTCGTCTCGTCGATATCGCCGATGGCGATCTTCGCGCCGAGCGCCTGCAGCGCGGTGGCGGTGGCCAGGCCGATGCCGCGCGCGCCACCGGTGATCACCACGACCTTGCCGCGAACCCCGCTGAAATCGGTCATCACTTACCCCCGGTGATCGTCTTGTACACGTCCTGCACACCCAGTCGCCGCAGCCCGCGCGCACCGGCGGCCCGCATGGCCGTCATGGCGAACACCAGCTTGGCGGGCGAGTACGGGAACCACAGCATTTCCTTGGTCTGCGTGGGCAGCAGCGGCTTGGTGATGGCCTGCTGACGGCAGTACTTGCGCACCCCGTTCGGGCCGCCCCAGCGCGCACCCACACCCGACAGCCCCCAGCCGCCCATGGGCAGCGCGAAGCTGAACATATTGGAGAACACGTCGTTGATGTTCACCGCGCCCGCATTCAATTGCCGCGCAACGCGTTCCGCGCGAGCCTTGTCGCCGCTCCACACCGACGCGGACAGGCCGTAGATCGAATCATTGGCCAGCCGAACGGCTTCCGCCTCGTCGGCCACCTTCATGACCGGCAGCGTCGGGCCGAAGGTCTCCTCGGTCATACAGGTCATGGTGTGGTCGACATCGGCCAGCACGGTCGGCTCGAACAGCGTGCCCACGCCCGTGCGCTTGCCGCCGGTGAGCACCCGCGCGCCCGACTCGATCGCCTGCTCGACATGCTTCTGCACGATCTGCGCCTGGCTCTCGTTGGCCAGCGCGCCCATGTCGTACTTGGGTTCGCGGCCGTCCACGCCCTGCCGCACTTCCTTGACGGCGGCGGTCAGCTTCTTCAGGAACTCTTCGTAGACAGGCGCTTCCACGTAGACGCGCTCGACCGAGATGCACACCTGCCCGGCATTGAACATGCCGCCGAAGGCGATACCGTACGCGGCGCGATCCAGGTCGGCGTCGGCCAGCACGATGGCCGGATCCTTGCCGCCGAGCTCCAGGCTGTAGGGGATCATCCGCTCCACACAGGCGGCGGCGATGCGGCGGCCGGTGGGCGTGGAACCGGTGAACTGCACGTAGTCGACATTGTTCACCACTGCCGCGCCGGTCTCGCCCGCGCCGGTGACGACCGCGAACACCGGCGGCGCGCCGATCTCCCGCCAGCCCCGTGCCAGCTCCATGGCCGAAAGCGGTGTCACCTCAGAGGGTTTCAGAATGACGGCGGCACCCGCGGCGAGCGCCGGGATCACATCGATGACCGGCATGGCCAGCGGGAAATTCCACGGCGTGATGACACCGACCACCGGGTACGGGCGGAACACCGTCGTCAGCGTCTTCACCCGGGCCAGCGGGCTGTGCGGCGAAGGATGTTCGTCCGCAAGGAATTTCGCGGCTCGACGGGCGTAGTACCCGGTGAGGTCGATGGAGAACGCCGGATCGATGAGCGAATCCACCCGCGCCTTACCGGTTTCCGACTGCAGCACGTCGGCGAGCCGATCGGTGTTGTCGATCAGCCAGTCCTGGAGTTTGAGCAGCCACTCCTTGCGGCCCTCGGGACCGATGGCCTCCCACTCCGGCTGGTACAGGCGCAGTTCGCGCACCTTCGCGGCCACCTCGTCGGCCGAATCGATGGGCACCGTGCCCGCGAGTTCACCGGTCGCGGGATTGCGGACCTCGAACTCGGTGGGCGCGGGCGCGCTCAGGGCGGCCTCCGGGGCCTCGGCCGGGGCGGTTTTGCGCTTAGGCGCGGCTTTCCGGGCGGGGGCCTTCCGGGCAGCCCCGGGTTCGGTATTCGTCACGATTGCTCTCCCACGTGCGCTACGTTGCGGCCGCGAGCTGTGCGGCAGCTCACGAACTATGATCGTGACACAAGATTCAGGCACATTCTTGGCGCTATTTGTCAAGAATCCCGGCAGCTTTTGTGCTGCCGGAACAAATCGGAGGCGCGCTCATGACGACTGCCGCGAATACTACGGTCGTCCGGCAGTGGATTGCCGATTTCGTCGCGGAAACCCTGCGCACCGACAGCCTCGAAGAGGTGGTGGCGCGACTCGACAATGCCATCGTCGCCCGCGTCCCCGAGCTCGCCGACCGCGATATGCGCCGCGATCTCGCGGCCAGCACCCGCGCCCACGCCCTCGAAATGCTGGCCGGGCTGAATCAGGAGCACATGAGCTACCCGGTGCCGGAGGAGGCGCACGCCTTCGCCCGCACCATCGCCCGGCGCGGCCACGATCTGCGGGTGCTGCTGCGCATCTACAACGTCGGGCAGGAGGCGGTGCTCGACTACATGACCGAGGTCATCAACCAGCGGCAGTTGCCGCAGGAGGTCGAAAGAGCCGTGCTGCTACGGCTTTTCGACCGTTCCATCCGCTGGGTCGGCACCTCCGTGGAGGCCCTCACCGGCACCTACACCGAGGAACGCGAACGCGGCCTGCGCGCCGCCCTCACCCGCCGCAGCGAGATCGTGCGCGCCCTGCTCGACGGCGGCGAACTCGAGATCGAGGAGGCGAGCGCGCGCCTCGGCTACCGCCTGAGCGGACGGCACCTCGCCCTGGTGCTCTGGACCGACGAGGACCCGGACTGGGCGAAGGGATCGGCGCCCCGGCCCGACGGCGATGTCGCCGACATGCTCGAACGCGTGGTTGCCCGCTGTGCCACGGCCTTCGGCGACGGCGTGCTCACCGTCTCCTCGGGGGCCAGCTCACTGTGGGCGTGGATCGCTGTCTCCGACGACACCGCGCTGCCGCCGGTCGGCGACTGGCCGGTGGAAGCGCCGGTCCGCCTCACCGTGGGCATCCCCGCCGCGGGCATCCTCGGCTTCCGCCGCAGCCACCGCGAGGCCGTCGCCGCCCGGCAGGTAGCCGAACGCGCGCAACCGAATTCGCCGCGCGTGCTGCACTACCCGGAAGTGGAGGTGGCCTACCTGGCCGGCGCCGACGAAGCCGCCATGCGGGCCCTCGTCGAGCGGGAACTGGGCGCCCTCGCCGACCCCGGACCCCAGGCGGCCCGCCTGCGCGAAACCCTGCACGCCTACCTGCGTGCCAATCGCAGCCCGGACGCCGCCGCGAAAACTCTGGGCGTACACAAGAACACCGTGCGCTATCGCATTCAGCGCATAGAAGAACTACTCGGTCACTCCCTCGATCAGCGCGGCGCCCGCCTGGAGATCGCCCTCGACTGCGTCGCCGCCTACGGTGTGTGACCCGCACTCAGCTCGCGTCGGGCACTTCCCGGATGCCGCGTCGTTCCGGCGGCTCCGGCGGCGCGGGCAGCCCGCGCTGCGGCAGTTCCGCCAGCAGTTCGGTGGTCGCCGCCGCGATGGTGGCCACCGCCCGATCCACCGCCGCCTTGGTGGATGTGGTCAAACCCGACACTCCGCCGATCGTCCGCACGTATTCCTGTGCGGCCGCAAAGATTTCCTGTTCCGTGGCGGGCGGATTGAGCCCGCGCAGAACATGGATGTTCCTACCCATGCCCCCAGAGGCTAGCGCCCGATAACCCACTATGACAGGCCAAATCAGACACTTGCTCGAGAGCCAATAGCCATGAGTTTCCCAGAGCGAAGCGGATAGGCAATTAGACTCGGCTGCATGCCCGCCCGCGACGTTCCGACGCTGACGACCTTCCCTTACCCGGAGCTCGACCAACGCGAGGACGACCACTGGTCCGGCGCGCAGGTTTCCGACTCGGAACTGCGCGCTCTATCGCTGGGCGGCTTCTACTCCGCGCGCTGGGACGCCTTCCACGACGCCCTGCTGCTCGGCCCCGAACGCGAACATCCGCTCGGCGACCGCCGCGAACTCGCCATCGACACCCTCACCGGCGCGTGGGGGATCACCGACGGCACCGAGGCCATGGCATCCATGGAGCAACTGCTGGAGGGCATGCACGGTCCGCTCTACGCGCTGGTGCATCCGCTCGTCATGGCCGCCATCAACTCCCCGGAACGGGATCGCTTCGGCGAGCGCGCCGACCGGCATCGCGCCTTCCTGCGGCAGGTCGGTTCCTTCCGCGGCATGGAGAACCCCGAAGCGCTGGTCCGCGATTACGACATCTGGTCGCAGGCCATCAAACTCGGGCTCACCGAACATCTGGTGCGCCCGCTGCCCACCGACATCCAGGCCTGGGATCTGGCCCGGGTGGTCGCGGTCGCCCGCATGGCCTACACGGCCGGTTACCTCGAGGCCGATGTGGCCTGGGACTACCTCATGCGCGCCCTGCCCCCGGCGCAGCGCAAATACCGCAACTGGCGGCAGTTCGGCGACGCCTACCTGGCCGGCTGGACCTACTGGCAGGCGTGCGAGGATCTGGCCGAACTCAAATCCGGCGGCGTCGACCGGCGCATGGAACTGCTGCGCCTGTGGACCCGGCCCACCAGCCCGTGGCGGCGAATTTCGTTGCAGCCGGAGGAAATGCCGGAGCCCCCGGCCGGTGAAACCCCTCCGGGGGAAGCTCCCGCGGGCGAAACCACTGCGGAGTAGCCGCTCTCGTCGTTGCGGCGCGGTCTAATCCGGCAGGGACCGGAGGATGCCGCGTCCGTAACGCTGGAATTGTGCGTCGTCGACCATGCCGAGCGAATGCCGCTCGACCAGTAGTTCCCATTCGGCGTACAGCTTCGACACGCCCGGATCGGCGGGACCGGCTGCGCCGTCGGCGGATTCGCGTTGAATGGCGAAATTCAGGCCACCGGCGATGCGGTCGATATCGGTGCGGTCCTCCCCGGTGAAATACCAGGTCTGATTGCCGTCGTTGACCTCGACGCCGTATTCGCCCGGCGCCAGACCGGATTCGTCGGTCGTGCGCCCCCACAGCAGTGCCGCCACGGGTAGCTCGTGCGCGAAACGCTTGGTGGAACCCAGCGAGACGAAGATCAATCGCGTGGTGGTGACGGCCAGCAGTCCGGTGCCCTTGGCGGCCGGCGGGCGCGCGGTGACCACCGCGGTCTCCAGCACGTATTCCTCGGGCGTGACATACCGATGCAGTGCTGCCACAGCCGATTTCGCATCCCGGCGCGGGGTCATGCGGCGCACGGCGCGGTCCACGTCGGCGCGGGTCGGCCCGCTGCGGCCCCAGGACGGGGTGGGCGGGGTGAGATCCGGGGACGCGACGTCGAGCCGCTGCGTGGCCAGGATCTGGCTGTTGATCCGCTCGACGATCACCGTCGCGGCGGGCACATCGTGTTCGGCGATGAGCACGGGCAGCGGGGTCCGGTCGGCGGGGACGCCGGTGAGCACCGGGGTGGGGTAGCGCAGATAGATCTCGATGACGACCGCGTCATCGGCGCGCCGGTTGAGCCGCACCTTGAGGAGATCGCCGACCGGCACGTCGAGCACCCGCTCGCCGTCCGTTCCGGGCCGCAGCACCGTCAAACGCCCGTTGCCATGACGCACTATCGCTGTGGGTGTCCGTAGCTCGACTATGTCCATACCCCCTGCGCTCTGTTGTGTCGTCACTCACGATAGGACGACCATGCCATGATTGTGACCACTCGGTCCGACACCAGGGGGTGATCGTCCCGACGTGTTGCCGCAGATGGTCGGGGAACCACCCGCGTTCTCCAGCCGTTGATCTGTCGAACTGCACTAACTGCTGAACTGCGCGATGTTACGACTCGACCCTACGGGGTAACGTGGCTTGTCCGCATCCGTTCGCCGGAACGGGCGCGCCACCAAGCATCGCAGGCATGCTCATGGTTGTTGTACGACCCCGGACACACCCCCCGGAAAGGACTGGCCCGCCGGCCGACGCTCTATGAACCGCAAGACTGTGTTCCGCAACCTGGCCATAGTCGCGGGCTTCCTGCTCGTGATCTACCTGGTCAGCTACTTCAGCAATGACACGCGCGGCTGGCAGAGCGTCGACACGTCGGTGGCGCTCTCCCAGCTCCAGGACAAAGGCAATGTCAAGTCGGTTCAGATCGACGACAAAGAGCAGCAGATCCGCATCACGCTGAACAATGGGAACGACGCCACCGACGGCAAGACCCAGATCCTCGCGAAGTACCCGGGCGGCGGTGAGATCTCGCAGCAGATCTTCCAGGCCGCGCAGGCCACCGGCGCGAAGGTCAACACCAGCGTGAAGCAGGACTCGTGGCTCAGCCAGATCCTGCTGTTCATGCTGCCCATGATCATCCTGCTGGGCCTTTTCATCTTTGTCATGGCCCGTATGCAGGGCGGCGGACGCGGCGGCATGATGGGCTTCGGCAAGTCGAAGGCCAAGCAGCTGTCCAAGGACATGCCCAAGACCACTTTCGCGGATGTGGCCGGTGCGGACGAGGCCGTCGAAGAGCTCTACGAGATCAAGGACTTCCTCCAGAACCCTTCGCGCTACCAGCAATTGGGCGCGAAGATCCCGAA contains:
- a CDS encoding serine/threonine-protein kinase codes for the protein MESEHPARAVARFSADWESTLRSAASEPPRLVHYLPDGPGLRLAVLVELLRIDLRQRRLRPGLEKRIADYRTEFPELAHSPDYPDLVCEEYLVRSRYRRIDPDTFSAEYPEVAGELQRRFADAGTTVPESPALPRGIETGRRLDDFDLLTDLGGTEGSRMFLARQRSMQRLVAVRVEADAGGDSATVAQLDHPYIVRVFDQRTIEAGDGAPLRLLSMQFVPGGTLQEVLHRVRATPADRRSGRLLLDAVDAAMEEKGEIRPTDSSVRAEIAGLSWPETVAWLGRRLAEALEYADGHGMVHQDVKPANVLLTAEAMPKLADFGIGLRRYRQWAGPEAESSRAYASPEQLELWDPDSTRAVADLDARSDIYSLGVVLWELLTGALPFDESADGGGERPDLDAMLARRRAGVGARARDRVPPDCPASLLRVLLTCLEFDRNRRWDSAARLTEQFELCMDEHARALVDPPPRSLRVRLRRWSVPLVAAAVLIPNVAASVYNIHHNRILIVSRLPESAMRGFETMITVVNSVLFPLGAALLLYLCRYPIRVFLGLLKGREYDAATIRRARADTLRMGDRVVQVVLPLWVLSGISVPIVLNALSGELPATKFVHFVVSQTVCGAIAVVYPFFLVTFYLLRCLYPMFLRHGEISHTDAVWLRRLGRRGAGYLAVAACIPLLAVLGVTYLPQPDLAQVVVEVRIMVIGSLVAFLVSYGLFRAIEADVRALERVVAPEFSRVGA
- a CDS encoding nucleoside/nucleotide kinase family protein, producing the protein MTRGCVEISLAELAARIRRHAYGQSGRFVLGVAGPPGAGKSTLARGIRDELNIAAGRAVAEVAPMDGFHLTNAQLRETGDLARKGEPDTFDAAGYVESLRALRETPLGAPFDWPTYSRELHEPVPGGAVFDGKRFVVTEGNYLLLDEGKWADVRPLLDEAWYLDVPRVIIEKRLLRRHIRGGRTAGDARAKVEHSDMLNARLVEHTRARADLILRKYGRGYRID
- a CDS encoding PfkB family carbohydrate kinase, with translation MGMVVAMLTGGLFVGLSTVDIAYAVGAYPAEDTKTQADDMFLGAGGPAANAAVTYAYLSGLETTLVTALGTHPLATTAHADLRKNGVTVRDMARGSVHRPPVSSIVVAGQTGTRTIVSMDGSELDAVPDFQVRGLDDELDVMLADGHHPRLSNWAASIAECGIAPLVVDAGRWRDTYRSLLKMATTVICSESFTPPGVRPGDIDGVFDYIRKQGPTFAAVTRGGKPIRYMYNDVRGEIPVNSDGVVDTLGAGDILHGAYCHFHKFEHFPTALWRASEVATESCRYRGTREWMRHWPAPTGAEQPDPRYRNY
- a CDS encoding TerD family protein; this translates as MELVKGANAPLAATDVLVEISAGVTVDVAALLLTADGKVRSDNDFVFYNQPHGPGVTAQPPNRIRVVPAQVPADIEKIAVTASLDGPGANWGQAGTPRVAVLDAATGAVLATFAPTGLSTETALVACEIYRRQGAWKVRAVGQGYANGLAGIATDFGISVDDAPPPQPASAYPPPAQPAPTAPAPPQATFGQPTISLDKGRVSLRKNETVSLTKQGTPPLTRVRMALGWDPAPGGPRIDLDASVIAYDTAGKKLANVYFLKQSAFRGAISHSGDNLTGRGEGDDEIISVDLVALPPEVYALVFTVNSFSGHKFDRVARAFCRLVDDTSNAELVRFELSQGEPRTGVFLSMLTRAPAGWNMTALGDYENGATVKKMVEPGKRFVLATRF
- a CDS encoding SDR family oxidoreductase — encoded protein: MTDFSGVRGKVVVITGGARGIGLATATALQALGAKIAIGDIDETTVKESGAARGFELYDRLDVTDQQSFEAFLDEVERRLGPVDVLINNAGIMPTGRLVDEPDTITRRILDINVYGVILGSKLAIARMLPRGRGHVINIASLAGETHIPGLATYNASKHAVLGFTDTLREEYRGTGLRFSSVLPTLTKTELGSGVTPPKLLRPAEPEEIADAIAKLIVEPRSKVRVTTVAGVISQLVGLLPEAVGDALGRALGAQTAFLDDVDTAGRKAYESRVRGD
- a CDS encoding aldehyde dehydrogenase family protein; translated protein: MTNTEPGAARKAPARKAAPKRKTAPAEAPEAALSAPAPTEFEVRNPATGELAGTVPIDSADEVAAKVRELRLYQPEWEAIGPEGRKEWLLKLQDWLIDNTDRLADVLQSETGKARVDSLIDPAFSIDLTGYYARRAAKFLADEHPSPHSPLARVKTLTTVFRPYPVVGVITPWNFPLAMPVIDVIPALAAGAAVILKPSEVTPLSAMELARGWREIGAPPVFAVVTGAGETGAAVVNNVDYVQFTGSTPTGRRIAAACVERMIPYSLELGGKDPAIVLADADLDRAAYGIAFGGMFNAGQVCISVERVYVEAPVYEEFLKKLTAAVKEVRQGVDGREPKYDMGALANESQAQIVQKHVEQAIESGARVLTGGKRTGVGTLFEPTVLADVDHTMTCMTEETFGPTLPVMKVADEAEAVRLANDSIYGLSASVWSGDKARAERVARQLNAGAVNINDVFSNMFSFALPMGGWGLSGVGARWGGPNGVRKYCRQQAITKPLLPTQTKEMLWFPYSPAKLVFAMTAMRAAGARGLRRLGVQDVYKTITGGK
- a CDS encoding PucR family transcriptional regulator, which translates into the protein MTTAANTTVVRQWIADFVAETLRTDSLEEVVARLDNAIVARVPELADRDMRRDLAASTRAHALEMLAGLNQEHMSYPVPEEAHAFARTIARRGHDLRVLLRIYNVGQEAVLDYMTEVINQRQLPQEVERAVLLRLFDRSIRWVGTSVEALTGTYTEERERGLRAALTRRSEIVRALLDGGELEIEEASARLGYRLSGRHLALVLWTDEDPDWAKGSAPRPDGDVADMLERVVARCATAFGDGVLTVSSGASSLWAWIAVSDDTALPPVGDWPVEAPVRLTVGIPAAGILGFRRSHREAVAARQVAERAQPNSPRVLHYPEVEVAYLAGADEAAMRALVERELGALADPGPQAARLRETLHAYLRANRSPDAAAKTLGVHKNTVRYRIQRIEELLGHSLDQRGARLEIALDCVAAYGV
- a CDS encoding DUF2277 domain-containing protein, yielding MGRNIHVLRGLNPPATEQEIFAAAQEYVRTIGGVSGLTTSTKAAVDRAVATIAAATTELLAELPQRGLPAPPEPPERRGIREVPDAS